Below is a genomic region from Jiangella gansuensis DSM 44835.
CGGACAGAGTGCCCCGCACATAGGAGGCGATCTTGGGTGCGTACGGCCGGCAGTCGGGCTGCACCTCGGCCGACAGGTTCACCGCGAGGTACGCCTGGCGCAGGCCCTCGCGGGCGCGGTAGGCGAGCGCGGCCACGGCGTTGGCCGATCCGCCCAGTGTGGGTGCGAGCGACGCCGGCGACCGGCCCTCGATCTCGGTGTGCCACAGCACCTGCTGCCACCGCTCGGGCAGCGTCTCGAACGCGTGCCGGACAAGCTGCCGGTCGGTGGAGCGCGCCATGGGGTCGTCGGCGTGCGGGAGCACGTCGAGGATGGACGGGTCGGACACCTGGCCGGAGCGCTGTGAGGTGCGGTGCCGGTCGATGGCCAGCCGGCGCACGACCGTCTTGAGGTACGGGGCGAACTCGAGGTCCGGGCCGCCGCCCTCGGTCAACCGGGTCAGGACCCGGGTGAAGGCCTCGGCGACGACGTCTTGAGCCTCGTCGCTGTTGTCGGTGACGATGCGGGCGACCTTGGAGGCGTCGTCGACGTGACGCCGGTAGAGCTCGTCGTAAGCGGCCATGTCGCCCGCGCGCGTGCGCGCGATGAGCTGTTCATCGCTGGCGGCATCTGCTGGAGTGGTCACCTGGTCTCGCTATCCGTCCCATTCAGGCGGCTCAGTCCAGGGAACCTGTCCCTGAGTGGCGGAAACTGGGCGGCCTGACGGCATGATCGACATTAGCCCCCCCATGTAGCCGTGTCACGAGTTCCGGCAATCGTGCTCGGGTGTCCGGGACAGCGAAGACGTCGACCATCACATGTGCAGTGCTCAGTTCACCGTTTTCGACCGCCTTCGTCAAGGAGATCCGTTCCACTCGCGCCCGTGCGTCGTCGGGCACCAGCGCCATCGCCATTGTCGTGCCGACCTGGCTCAGCGTGGCCTCCGGCCGGACCCTCGACCGTAGTGCCGATGCGGCCTGCAGGATGCGGGCGATGCGCATCCACGGGCCGGCCGCGGCATCCCACCGGACCACGATGAGAACCAGTGCCATCGGTTCCGTGGCCGACAGCCGGTCCAGCTCCTGCACCCGGCCGTAGAGATAGCCAGCGGTGTGCAGGCCAGACAGCGGGTCGACTCCCGGCGACCCGCGCTCGGCGGCGACGGCGTCCACCCACGCGTCGACCAGCCGGTGCCGGGCAGTGGCACGCGGTAGCGGCGCCCCGCCGGTGTCCTCCAGCACGTCCCAGAGCTCGTCCAGCTCGGCCAGCAGGCAGGTGAGGTCCGTACTCGCTGCGGCACGCTCCCAGGCGAACACCGTCAGCGAGTGCGACACCTCCTCCGGCTCCGGCCGCTCGGCGCCCAGAGCCTCCAGCACGGCCTCGACGCCCGGTGGAGGCAGCGCCCCGGACGGCGCGCCCGCCCCGCCCGCCTGGCTCGCGGGGCCATCGGCCCCACCCGGGCCGGCGGTCCTGGCCGTGGCCCGGCCCGGCTGTTCCAGCCATGCGGTCAGCAGCGTCGGTTCCGGCACGCCACCGCCATGGTCACACCCCGTCATATCCGGCATTCCCCCGCCTTCGCGCACGCTTCGGAATCGTCCCTTGCTTTATCACGACGGGACAGCGGCGGCATCATGACGCGGGCGTGGCGACGAAATCTCGGCGGGTTTTCCCTTGATCATCAAGAGTCGGCCCGGCCAGCACCGGGTCAACCCTTGATGATCAAGGGGGTTGTGCCAGGCTGGCCCTTGTGCCTGACCGCCTGAAGCGCCTCACCCGCTGGTGGAACGACGTCCGCGAGCGGCTGGCGCGAGCCGCGGCCGAGCGGGAGGCGCAGGCAGAACCCGGACCCGACACCGCACCGGAGGCGATGTCGGGTGCGCCCGTCGCGTCCGTCGACGTCGGTGCGGCCATCGCCCCCGGCGAGTCCGTCGAGACGACCGGGTCCGCCGGCGTGTCCGCCGCACCGGGTGCACCCGCCGACCCAGCGGCCTCGGCCGATCGGCTGGGTTCGGCGGCAGGTGCCGGGCACAGCCCTCTCGACACCCCGCACCCGGTGCCACGCGCGGTGCGCGACGCGGCGGACTGGAGCTGGCGGCTGATCGTCATCGCCGCGGCTGTCGGCGGCACCGGCTGGCTCGCCTGGGAGCTCCGGCTGGTCATCTTCCCGCTGGTGGCCGCCCTACTCATGGCCGCAGGACTGCATCCGCTGGTGCGCCGGCTGCGCCGGGCCGGGTGGCGCAACGGGCCCGCGGCGGCCACCGTCTTCGTCGGCTTCCTGATCGTCGTCGTCGGCTCGTTGACGCTGGTGGGCAACGCCGTCGGTGGCCAGTTCGGCGACGTCGTGGACCAGGCCGAGGAGGGTCTGCAGGAGATCCGCGGCTGGCTGGCCGGTCCGCCGTTCGGGGTCGACGAAGCCCAGCTGGACCGGTGGATCGACCGCGCGCTGTCGTACGTCCAGAGCGACGACTCCGTCGCCGAGCAGGCCACCACGGCTGCGACGGTGGCCATCGAGATCTTCGTCGGGATCGTGCTGTCGCTGTTCGCGCTGATCTTCTTCCTCTACGACGGCGACCGAATCTGGGCCTGGCTGGTGCGGCTGTTCCCCGCCCGGTCGCGGGCACGGGCGGCCGCGGCCGGCGACGTCGCCTGGCGGACCCTGGCGCAGTACATCCGCGGCATCGTCCTGGTGGCGCTGTTCGACGCCGTCGCCGTCACCGTCCTGCTGTTCATCCTGCAGGTGCCGTTGGCGTTGCCGCTCGGCGTGCTGATCTTCTTCGGCGCGTTCGTGCCGCTCATCGGCGCGTTCGTGACGGGGGCGGTCGCGGTGCTGGTGGCGCTGGTGACCCAGGGATTGCTGACGGCCATCGTCGTGCTGGCCGGGCTGGTCGTCGTCCAGCAGATCGAGAGCAACGTGTTCCAGCCGTTCATCCTCGGCCGGATGGTGCGCATCCACCCCTTGGCGGTGGCCGTCGCCGTCGCCATCGGGACGCTTGCCGGCTCGATCATCGGCGCGATCATCGCGGTGCCGATCGTCGCCGTGGTGAACACCGTGGGCGGCTACCTGGCGACGTCGCGACAGCGGCCCGACGAGGCCGCCTCGGCGGAGCGTCCGGACCTGTGATCAAGTCGGGATCGATCCAACAGAGGATCGGCGAGGCAGATCGCGCGGTGGTTGCCGGCGAGCTGGACGCCGCGCTCAGCGACCGCAGCGGTCCACGCGCTCCCAGGGCCACTCGGCGGCGAGCCAGGCATCGACTGCGTCAGCCAGCGGGGTGTCGAGGCCGGCCCGGTCTCCCCGAACCCACGACTGGACGGTGACGTCGTGGTCCGCGGACGCCGTCGGATACAGGTACACACAGCCGATGACATCGCCGTCGGCCGGGTCGAGAACGGTGAAGGTGAACCCCTTGCCGGCGGCGAAGTCGGCGGCATGGCGGCGCAGGTCGGCAAGGTTGGCCTCCAGAGACATCCCGTCAAGCGGTGGCCAGCTGCCGTCCGGGTAGCCCGGCGTCGCTCGGATGTGCTCGATGCTCGACATCCACGCTGCGTGGTCGGCGTGGTTGTGCTGCGGCCCCAGCGGCTCGAGGCGGAACAGATCGGTGACCAATGATGTCGGCGGCTCGAACCCGGCCGGTACGAACGTCTCCGAAGCCATGGCCGGAGACTATCGGACGCCGTCGGTTCACATCGCCGCCGCGAGCCGTCGCAACGCCGCGGCCAGGTCCGCGGGCGTCGGGGCCCGGTCGGGGTCGATCAGCCATTGCAGGACCATGCCGTTGATCATGCACAGCGCCAGTGAGCCGACGGTGCGCGCGGTCTCGTCGTCGACCTCCTGGTCGTCGAACAACAGCTGGGCCAGCTCGTTCCGGGCACTCTCGTACTTCTCGGACAGCTGATCGCGCAGCTCGGCGACGTACTCGAACTGCGCATAGGCGTGCACGCTGGCCACGGCGATCGGCCGGCTGCGCTCGAGCCCGCCGACCAGGCCGGTCAAGAAGCCCTCGAGGCGGTCGACGGGGGTGTCGCCGGCGTGTTGGTCCATGGCTGCCTGGATTTCATCGTCCCAGTCGTCGAACGAGTCGAGGACTGCGGCGTTGAGCAGCGCGTCCTTGGAGCCGAAGTGGTAGCCGATGGAGGCCAGGTTGGTCCCGGACGAGGCGACCAGGTCCCGCGCGGTGATGTGGGCGTAACCCTTCTCCGCCAGTAGCCGTTTCGCGGCGGCGAGCAGGTCCTCACGGTGTCCCATGCTGACCAGTGTAGGCGCAGATCTATACGCTCGTCATAGACAAATGTATAAGACGTTCGTATAGTTCGAGCCATGACCGAGATCGTCGAGAAGGCCGGCCGCCGGGAATGGATCGGCCTCGCCGTCCTCACCATCCCCGCGCTGCTGGCGTCAATGGACCTGTCCGTGCTGTTCATGGCCGCGCCCTGGCTGAGTGCCGACCTGGAGCCGAGCGGCACGCAGTTGCTGTGGATCATGGACATCTACGGCTTCCTGATGGCGGGGCTGCTCATCACCATGGGCTCGCTGGGTGACCGGATCGGGCGACGACGGCTGCTCCTGGCCGGTGCCGTGGCGTTCGGCGCGGCGTCTCTGCTGGCCGCTTATGCCTCCAGCCCCGAACAGCTGATCGCCGCTCGGGCGCTGCTGGGTATCGGCGGCGCGACGCTGGCGCCGTCGACCCTCTCGCTGATCCGCAGCATGTTCCACGACTCCAACCAGCGCCGGGCCGCCATCGGCGTGTGGACCGCCGCCTTCACCGGCGGGGTCGCCGTGGGGCCGATCGTCGGCGGGCTGCTGCTCGAGCACTTCTGGTGGGGCTCGGTGTTCCTGATCAACCTGCCGGTGATGGTGCTCCTGCTGATCGTCGGCCCCCTGCTGCTGCCGGAGTCGCGCAACCGCGAACACGGCGGCATCGACCTCGCCAGCGCCGCGCTGTCACTGGCCGCGGTGTTGCCGGTGATCTACGGCATCAAGGAGATCGCTGCGGACGCAACCGTCTCGGCGCCGGCCGTGGCCGCGATCGCCGCCGGGCTGTTCGTCGGTGTGGTCTTCGTCCGGCGGCAGCGGTCGCTCACAGACCCGATGATCGACGTCCGGCTGTTCCGGAACCCGGCCTTCAGCGCCGCCGTCGGGACCAATGCTGCCGTGACGTTCGCCACCGCCGGGATGGGAGCGATCGCCGTCCAGTACGTCCAGATGGTGCTCGGCATCCGACCCTTCACCGCAGCACTGTGGATGCTGCCCACCGTGGGCGGCACCATCGTCGGCATCACGGTGGCGAACCTGGTGGTGCGCCGTATTTCACCGGGCATCGTGGTCGGTTCCGGTGCCGCGTTGGCCGCGCTGGGCTTCGCACTGGTGGCCTTGACCGTGGAGGTCGACTCGTCGGTGGGCGTCGTCATCGCCTGCTACACCGTCCTCGTGGCCGGTGTCGGGATGGCGGCGAGCCTGGTCATCGACCTGATCGTCGGTTCGGCGCCGCCCGAGCGCTCCGGTTCCGCCGCTGCGACCTCGGAGACCGCCGCCGAACTCGGTGCCGCGACCGGTATCGCCGTCCTGGGCAGTGTCGCGGTGGCCGTGTACGGCGACGAACTGCGCGGCGGACTGCCGGACGACGTCACCGGAGCCGCCGCCGAGGCGGCCACCGGCAGCCTGGGCGGTGCGATCGCCGTGGCGGAGGAACTACCTGCCGGTGCCGCTGAACCGCTGATGGTGGCAGCCCGGCTGGCGTTCACCGACGGCTTCACCACCACCGCGGCCGTGGGTGCCGTTGTCGTGGGCGTGACGGCGTTGCTGGCCATGGCGCTGCTGCGGCGGGTGCGGCCCGGGGCCGCGGCCGTCACCGAGCACGCCGGCTGACGTGGTCAGCTCTGGTCGGGATCCCGGTCGGCGCCGAGCCGGTCGAGGACGGTGT
It encodes:
- a CDS encoding AI-2E family transporter — encoded protein: MPDRLKRLTRWWNDVRERLARAAAEREAQAEPGPDTAPEAMSGAPVASVDVGAAIAPGESVETTGSAGVSAAPGAPADPAASADRLGSAAGAGHSPLDTPHPVPRAVRDAADWSWRLIVIAAAVGGTGWLAWELRLVIFPLVAALLMAAGLHPLVRRLRRAGWRNGPAAATVFVGFLIVVVGSLTLVGNAVGGQFGDVVDQAEEGLQEIRGWLAGPPFGVDEAQLDRWIDRALSYVQSDDSVAEQATTAATVAIEIFVGIVLSLFALIFFLYDGDRIWAWLVRLFPARSRARAAAAGDVAWRTLAQYIRGIVLVALFDAVAVTVLLFILQVPLALPLGVLIFFGAFVPLIGAFVTGAVAVLVALVTQGLLTAIVVLAGLVVVQQIESNVFQPFILGRMVRIHPLAVAVAVAIGTLAGSIIGAIIAVPIVAVVNTVGGYLATSRQRPDEAASAERPDL
- a CDS encoding GNAT family N-acetyltransferase gives rise to the protein MASETFVPAGFEPPTSLVTDLFRLEPLGPQHNHADHAAWMSSIEHIRATPGYPDGSWPPLDGMSLEANLADLRRHAADFAAGKGFTFTVLDPADGDVIGCVYLYPTASADHDVTVQSWVRGDRAGLDTPLADAVDAWLAAEWPWERVDRCGR
- a CDS encoding TetR/AcrR family transcriptional regulator; the encoded protein is MGHREDLLAAAKRLLAEKGYAHITARDLVASSGTNLASIGYHFGSKDALLNAAVLDSFDDWDDEIQAAMDQHAGDTPVDRLEGFLTGLVGGLERSRPIAVASVHAYAQFEYVAELRDQLSEKYESARNELAQLLFDDQEVDDETARTVGSLALCMINGMVLQWLIDPDRAPTPADLAAALRRLAAAM
- a CDS encoding MFS transporter is translated as MTEIVEKAGRREWIGLAVLTIPALLASMDLSVLFMAAPWLSADLEPSGTQLLWIMDIYGFLMAGLLITMGSLGDRIGRRRLLLAGAVAFGAASLLAAYASSPEQLIAARALLGIGGATLAPSTLSLIRSMFHDSNQRRAAIGVWTAAFTGGVAVGPIVGGLLLEHFWWGSVFLINLPVMVLLLIVGPLLLPESRNREHGGIDLASAALSLAAVLPVIYGIKEIAADATVSAPAVAAIAAGLFVGVVFVRRQRSLTDPMIDVRLFRNPAFSAAVGTNAAVTFATAGMGAIAVQYVQMVLGIRPFTAALWMLPTVGGTIVGITVANLVVRRISPGIVVGSGAALAALGFALVALTVEVDSSVGVVIACYTVLVAGVGMAASLVIDLIVGSAPPERSGSAAATSETAAELGAATGIAVLGSVAVAVYGDELRGGLPDDVTGAAAEAATGSLGGAIAVAEELPAGAAEPLMVAARLAFTDGFTTTAAVGAVVVGVTALLAMALLRRVRPGAAAVTEHAG